Genomic segment of Streptomyces sp. NA02950:
GGAGGCCGCCGCCCCGGCGGGTGGTGCGGGGAAGGGTCAGCGGGTCAGGACGTCGCCGCTGACGCTGCGGGCCCGGGGGTTGAGGTGCCGGGCGCCGGTGACCTGGACATCGCCGGAGACGGAGGAGGCGGTGATGAAGCCCGTGGCCTCCGGGGTGGCGGTCAGGCGAATGTCGCCGCTGGTGGTCGTGGCGTTGGCGGTGTCGCCCCGGTAGGACAGGACCCGCACATCACCGGAGACGCTGCGCGCGAGCAGCTCGCCCGTCACGGTCTCGGCCTCGATGTCGCCGGAGGTGGTGTGGGCTTCCAGGACGTGCGCCGTCATGGCGGTCACGTCGCCGGATACCGAGTGGACCGTGAGGCGAGCGAGCTTGCCCCGGACGGTGGTGTCGGCCGCGGTGGTGACGACCGACAGGCTCGACTGCGCGGGCAGCATGACGATCGCCTCGATCGGCCGGATCGTCGGCATGCTGGTGCCGGCGGTGACGAGCTGCCCGTTGACGAAGGTCAGCCCGGTGACGACATTGCCGAAGCCGATGGTGCCGACGGTCTGGGTGACGCGGGGGCCGCCGCTGCTCATCATCACGGCGCCGGGGATCTCGGGGACCTGGACGGACATCTGCCGCCCGCTGTGCTGGATGGTCGCCCGGCGGACCGCATCGGCGCCCGGCCCGGTGGTGTCCTCGGTCCGCAGGATCACGCGGGCCCGCTCCAGTTCGCGGTCCACGGTCACGGTGGCCCGGCCCAGCGGGAGGGTGAGGTTCAGGACCACGGACCCGGCGCTGTCGGCATTGAAGGCGTGCTCAACCACTGTTCGTATCTCCCTTGAGGATGAATCGATCAGACAGCCGACAGGGCGGCCACAGGCCCGTTACCGGGGGAGCGGCCGCCCTGTCGGCGGGGTGCGCGGTCGGTTACTTCTTGCTCCCGTTGAAGACCTGGAAGCCCTGCGGCTTCGGGGTCGGCGGGTTCGACGCGCCGGGGTCGCGGACCGGCAGCGGCGGGGGCGGCGTCTTGGTGTCATTACTCGCCATCGCTCTGCCCCCTTCAGCCGCGCTTGATCTTGGCGCTGGACTCGCTGCGCTGGTTCTGCTCGTGGTTCTTGCGGGCCAGTTCCGCCCGCTCCGCCTCGGTGAGCTGGACGACGGCGCCGGGGATCCGGGTGGGCTGCCTCATCGGGAGCCTCCCGACCGGACGCGCCGCAGGGCCTCGTCCATGTCCGGGTCGCTGTCGCCCGGGTTCGCGGCGAGGACGCCGCGTGCCATGCTGGTGATCACAGGTTCCTCCAGACAGGTGCCTGTACGCGGTCCTCCGGGGGGCAACCCGGGGGACCGCTCTGGTTTGGCCTCTCGTCACGAGTGGCCACAGCCGCCCGGCATCCGTCGCGGAACGCGGTTGTCGGGGACTGTGAGCACTGGTGCTCAGCCCGGGCCATTCGCCCCGGGCAAAGGTTCTGCGGTCTTCAGATCACGCATATGCCGGCACCGCCTCGAGAGACGGCTCCGGGCAGGTCACCCGGCCCGACGTGGGCGGTCGGGGTGGTGACCCACACCCATCGACCACACATGTGCATGTGGCTGGGTCGGCACGCTGTTCAGTTCTCAAGCAACGAGCGCTTCCTTCGGGCCCGTTTCACGGGGCCCTCTGGGCGCACGGGTGGCACTCACCCCGCAGTGCGTGGTGTGTATTACCTACCACTCACGCTGGCAGATCGATTCCGGGCCGTCAAGCGCGTGGCTTTCGAACTCGGAACCGCCGACCTGCCTTGCGGCGGTGACTCGACTATCGCCAAAGGGAAGCGGCGTCGGGAGCGTGTACTTGGGGGTGCAGTCGTGCACTCGGACGTGCAAACCCCCTGCAACCCGGCTCTGACCTGCGTAGAGTGGCTGTGCGTCAAACTGGGACTTCGAGTGTCCCTGGGGGATCCATGGCAGAACGGAACGCGAGACTGGCCGCGCTCATGAAGGAAGGCGGCTTGTCGCACAAGTCGCTCGCGCGCGCGGTGATCGCCGCTGCTGCTCGCGTAGGCGACGGCATCACCTGTGATCACACCTACGTCAGTCGGTGGCTCAAGGGCTCAATCCCCAGGGGCGATATGCCCCGCTTCATCGCTGATGCAGTGGGGCGCAAGCTAGGGCGCACCCTTACGATTGATGACATCGGGATGGGCGACGCAGCTGTCTCCGCCGTACAGCCGAACCTCGGCCTTGACTTCGCCGACCGCCCGGAGATCGCCACCGTTACCGTGGCCGACCTCTGGCGAGCGGATCTCGCCGAAGCCGAGTCGGTGGTCAAGGCGCTCCCGGACTCCGCGGCCTGGAACGAAGCATCCGTCCGGTGGCTCGTCGCCCCGCCAGATGGTGAACTCGCCCGGTTGGGCGACAGGGCAGTCGGAGCCGTGGACGTGGAAATGGTGCGCTCCACCGCGGACTCGTTCAGCATGCTCGACCATAAGTTCGGCGGAGGCCATGCGCGTCGCGCGTTGATCCAGTATCTGCACTCGGACGTGCGCCCGCTGCTTGATGGTAAGTACTCCGACGTTGTGGGCAAGCAACTGCACGCGGCGGTAGCCGAAGCCCTCAGGCTCGCCGGGTGGATGTCGTATGACAGTGGCTTGCACGGCGTCGCGCAGCGCTACTTCATCCAGGCCCTGCGCATGACGCAGGCGGCCGGTGACAGGCTGCTCGGCGGCAGCATCCTCTCCGCCATGAGCCACCAAGCCAATTTCCTTGGCCGACACCGGGAGGCAGCGACCCTGGCTCGCGCCGCGCTCACGGGGCCGGCCGGGAGCCTCACGCCCACGATGGCCGCACAGTTCCGCGCGATGGAGGCGCGAGCGCTCGCCCGCATGAACGACCCCCTCGGCTGCGAACTGGCTCTAGTCGAGGCCGAACGCCAACTCAGTCTTCGTACGGCGGACAGCGATCCTGAGTACATCGCCTACTTCGACCAGGTCGAGTTGGCGGCCGAGTTGGGGCACTGCTTCCGCGACCTCGGACGCTCCGTGCAGGCCGTTGAGCGCGGCGCAGGTTCCATCTTCGGTGACGGCCTGAACAACCGCAGTGACTTCTTCGCGACGATGGTGCAGGCAGAGGCGTACATCAATCAGGGCGAGATTGCCCAAGGATGCGACATTGCACTGAGCGCGCTACGGCTCGGCGAGGGCCTGAAGTCAGCACGCTGCGGGCAGTACGTGCAGGAGTTCCAGGAGCGCATCAGCGACGGTATGCGGCGGACCGCGGAGTTCCGCGACTTCACGGAACAGGCCCGCGGCTTCCGCCTCTGGCAGCAGGTGAACCTCTAGAACGGCGCCCAGTCGCGCCGCGATCCTCCGGAACGCAGCGTCTCGACACGCTTCTCGACTTCCTCAGCGGCCCGCGGATTCGTGCCGGCGTTCTGAGAAAGCCAGGTGACCATCAGCAGCTCGCGGATGCTGCGGAGCACGGGGTACCCGGGCCATCGCCGGACGTCGAAGCCGTAGCCGTCCACGAAATCGGCGTACTCGTCCTCCGTGTGCCAGCCGAAGCTGTCGTAGTACATCGCTGTCTGCATGAGATCCCACTCGCGTGGGCCGCTGACGAAGCCGTCCAGGTCGATCACCTTTGGGCTTTCCGTGCCATCGCGTAGGACGTTGCCGACGTTGAAGTCTCCATGCAGCGGCCCCGACGGGAGCGCGAACTGCAAGCCCTCGTACTCGGACGCGAGATCCTGTGCCAGGGCAGCGAGGTACGCGTGGGTGTCGGAGGGGATCACGGCCACGGCCAAGCGCTGCTCGACCTTGTCGAAGGGCCGGAGCGGGGGCAGGGGAAAGGCCGGCGGATTCAGCTCGTGCAGCAGCCGCAGCAGCTCGCCCATCTCCCGAGTACTGGCGTACGTATCCCCGTCGGCCAGCCCTTCCCAGAAGGTCACGGGGTGGCCGTCGACAACGACAGGCTGCTCGGCCTCCGTGACGAGCCGGGCCGCCGGGTACTCCGCGGCCGCAAGCCACCGCGCGATGGCGACCTCCCTGGTGACTGAGGGCAAGCGGTCGGGGCTGCGGCCAACGCGGGCGACAATCCGACCGCCGCTGATGCGAAAGACCGCATGGTCGCCGAAACGCAGCAGCTCGATGCCATTCGGCTCTACGTTGGAGAGAGCACAGGCTCGGCGCAGGATGCTCTCTGCTGCGGCGTGGTCGAACGCTATCTGCTCGCTCGTCGTCATGTGGTGGTCTGGCCTTCCTGTCGAGCGGGCAGGGCGCGGACTTCCCGACCGCGCGCGGCCCCCTTGCCGATGAGACCCTTCCCTTCCATCTGCGCGATGGCAGAACGCACCGCCGTCCGCGAGGCGCCGAACTGGTCACACAGTGCCTTCTCCGTGGGGAACGGATCGCCGACCTTGACGCCTTCAGCTCGAAGTAGATCGGTCACCCGCTCCACCAACGGCCGCCGGTCACCCGTACCCGCCACATACCAGCCCGACCCCTGAACGGAGACAACGACGCCTTCCTGTCGAAGCTCCACGAGCGCGCGCTCGATCGTGCTGCGGCTTACCCCGTAGTCGCGCATCAGCACCGCTTGGGACGGCAGAGCTTCCGTGATCTCGCGGTTCTCGATCTTCTGGCGCAGAGATTCCGAGATCTGCAAGTACGTACCTCGCGGGCTGGCCTGCGGCACGTGCCCCATCCCTTCTTCGACCTCATGGGACGCCTCCCATCGGGAGCTTCCGGTCCAGCTTCGCACGTCGGAGTACACAGGTACTGGGACGCGGAGCTCCTCACCTTGGACCGGGTCCTACCTTGGCTGACCGGATCCTGCCTTAGCCATTCGCGTCTCGACCCGCGCAGCTGCGGCGTGGATCTCGGGGGCCGCGCGCAGGATGAATCGGCCGACGATCGTATCTGGACCGTAGCGCTGCACGATCTCGTCGAGCCGCGCGGCCAGCGTCGTGTGGCGGCCGTCCGGGGTCGTCGTCATGTCGCAGAAGATCAGTGCGTCCACCAGCTCGGGCCGCTCCATGGGGAACTCGCCCTCCAGTTCCTCGCGCAGTCCTCTGCCCTCGGCCTCCAGGAGCGCGCAGGAGTGGTGGGCCACGAGCCGAACGATGCGTTCATCCACGTGGTCCTGGTCCCGCAGGAACCGCGCGCCGTCGAGGGGGTGGAAGCCGGTGGTGGCTATCGATGGCGAGTACCCGATGTCGTGGAGAACTGCGGCGGCCTCGATGAGGCCGGCATCGCGGCCGAGGATCGGGCGCAGAGATGCGGCACGTTTCGCAACCCCAAGTGAATGTGCCCAGCGACGCGGCAACGGGTTGGCCAAAAGAGATTCGGAGAGATCGTATGCCTGCTCGATCAATGCCATGCCGACCAGCGTAGAAGCAGGGAAGACTTGGACAGAGAGGTCCTGGTCAGGGGCGTTGCGATCAGGCGTCCGTCACTTGTTGCGTGTGGCGCTGCTCGGCCTCGCTCTTCTGCGAAAGACTGCCTGCTGGCGAGGTCGCTGCTGTCGGGCTGGTGCTGCACACACCTGCGAAGCAACGGTCAGTGTGGCTCTCAGAGCGGACTGAAACCACTACGGCAACGCAACCAGGGCTGTGTCACGAGCGAGTGAAAATCTCTGCAGGGACGTAGTGGCATCGGTGCGCACGAGATACGGTATAGTAGAGCGTTTGTGCTGAACGGAGCTACTACCTTCGAACAGAGATCTTCAGTAGAAGGAGAATTAATGATGATCAGTGACGCCCAGCTGAGGTTACTAGCCCTGTGTTCAATTCGCGTTGACAACAAAAGCGTCGACTGGTCCTTGATCGCAAGGTGCGCCTTAAAGGGAGAAATCGAAAGCCTCTGTGGCGGCCATATCCCTGAGACGTCGCAGGCAGCCACCAAATCGCTCCCGATACTTCGGGAGGGGTTGCGGCAACCCCTAGACTCGCACTACTCGCGAATCGAAGAAGAGCTCACGCTGGCCCAGAAGGTCGGTGCCAGGCTTACTACGGTCCTAGACGCCGACTATCCGTCCAACCTGCGCAATGTTCGTGATCTTCCCCCTTTTATTTTCTATAGGGGTCACCTAAGCGCAGATGAAGATGCACGTTCAGTTGCAGTGGTTGGAACCCGTGATGCATCAGACATAGGGATTTCGCGGGCGAAGAGAGTTGCGCGAGAACTGGGTGAAGCGGGGTTCACAATCACCTCAGGTCTGGCTCGTGGCATTGATACTGCCGCTCACCAAACAGCGCTAAATTTTCGGCGGCGCACCATTGCGGTTATCGGTACGGGCATTACTCGCTGCTACCCCAAGGAAAACCGGGAACTATCTGAGGAAATCGCCGACAGGGGGGCCATACTGTCTCAGTTTTGGCCATCTCGTCCTCCAGGTCGCGACACCTTCCCCCGGCGAAACCATGTCACCTCGGCAGTGAGCTTGGGGAGCGTCGTCATTGAGGCTTCGGGTACCTCGGGGGCGAAGATGCAAGCTCGCGTTGCCAGTGAACAGGGGCGTCCAGTGCTTCTCCTTCAGTCCTTGGTGGAGCGGCAAGAGTGGGCTCGCCGCATGGTCGATGGTGGCAAGGCCTTCTGTGTCACCAATACCGAACAAGTGATCGAACTCCTCAACTCTGGGGCGGTGCGGGCGAAGCCAGTCCATCCAGGGGATACCGGACAGCTCAGCTTTGACGTAGGGTGATCGCCTGATGTCAGAATGCGATCAACGTTAGGGCCTGATGCAGGGGGGAGGCGGCGTGCGGTACCGCCATCGTTTTATGCGTCCGCGTAACAGCGAGGACTGGGAAACCGAACACTGGGTGGAGTGGCTGCAAGAGCAAGGCGTCGTGCCTTCGGTTACTGCCAACGAAGAGGGCGTTTGCTCCCTGTGTCGTGCCCCCACAAAGGTGGATCAGTACGGCGGGTACTTCACTCGCTGTTTCTTATGCCAGAAGCACTATTCCACCGTTCTCGATGGCTTCGTGCCCATATGTTATTCAGTGCGAGATGGGCTCGAAAGTCTGATCTGGCACTCCAAAAACTGGGACAGTGCTGAGTGGCTGAGGGTTCCGCTTGCTTCGCTGCTTTGGGAGTATTTGAGCAAGCATCTTCGGTGCATAGAGCAGGCCTATGGCGGGCCATTCGATCTTCGGCTAACGGTGCCGTCGCATCCAGAAATTCGAGTCCAAAATCACTTAGATCTCATTCTGGAACGCATTCCCGACATGGGTGCGGAGTGGTCGCACGGCATTCTGGTGAAGAACAGCACGAAGAAGGCTAACGAGCGGCGACGTAAAATTACCCCGGATGCCTTCAGCGCATCTGATGTAGTGAAGGGTGCGAGAGTACTCCTGCTGGACGATACCTATACTTCGGGGGGGACTTTGGCGAGTGCCGCTCACGCGTTAAAAGTCCGGGGGGCAACACGAGTTGTTGGGCTCACGTTTGGGCGGCAGCTCGGGGATGAGTGGGAGGACAGCCGTCGGATAATCGATGACCTCCCACGTCGAACTCTTGACCTGAGTCAGTGCGCAGTTCATGAGTCGGGGGTTCGCGTTCCGTGGAGTCGGCTTGCTTCCGGTTAGGTGCGCCTGGGCGCCGAGGGGACTCAGCGCCGCGGTGCCAGGAGTTCCGGACGCGGCCACCGTCACGGCGTCACCCAGTTCCTGCCGCTGCTGGACGCCATCCCATCGATCCGGGGCTTGCGGGGGCGTCCACTCCGCAGGCCCCGGCGCCTGTACTCCGACCGGGGCTACGACTACGACAAGCACCGCCGCCTGCTGTGGTGAGGCATCAAGCCGGTGATCACCCGACGCGGGACCGCCCACGGATCCGCACTGGGCAAGGTGTGCTGGGTCGTTGAACGCGCCTTCGCGTGGCTCCACCAGTTCAAGCGCCTCCGCGTCCGCTACGAGCGACGCGCCGACCTCCACCCAGGCCTGCTCGACCTGGCCTGCAACATCATCTGCCTCCGCCGCCTCAGGGCCTCATTCTGAAACAGTAAAGCGACGCACCTCGTGGTCGGGCAGTCGACGACGGGCTTCGCTAGCTATCAGCGCCTGCAGATTTCCGGGGTGCAGCTTGCGTAGAATTCAGAATGGGGGCTCGCTGGTACAGCCCTCGCCGAAATGATCCGGCTTCGGACTGTACGGCCTCCGGATGGGCGCCGGGAGATTATCGGGAAGGTCGAAGAGCGCGCCCATCATTTGTCGGTTTTCGCTTCCCGGATAGATGTTATTCTCAAGTAGAAGGTTCCAGAGTGGCTCGACTGTCAACGCCACTCCATAGCCGAGTTCCGGTGCGGCATAGTTAGTGAGCAGCGAGCTTGTGATAATGCCAAGCAGGAACCCGTTGCCGGTCAGTGCGGGGCCGCCGCTGAAGCCTCCGCGGGCCATGGGTGAGAGGACAAAAAGCGGGTGATTTGATCCCACGTACGGGTCAATGATCGCATTTACCTCGCCCCGGGTTGCAACCAGTACCGGCTCGGGCGAGGTCGGAATGGGGGGGTACCCCATGACGATCACTTCCATCAGGACGAGGGAGTTGTTGATCCAGTCATCAAGATGTCCACCTATTTCGATGTGGTCGACCTTATTATTGACGGAGCCATTGGTGAGAATAATGTTCGACTTCATGTAGAGGTCGAGTGAAAAATCTGTCCTGAGTAGTGCGATATCAACGGTTTCATCGCTGGGATAGATCACCTCCACTGACTCTAGCGAGATCTCCGCTGAACTCTCATACGGGGTCAAGCTGACCAGCTCGCGACCTTCGATCACGTGCCTGGCAGTGACAAGGCATCCATCACCGATATGGAATGCGGTTCCAACACCCAGCTCGCCGTCTATGCCGCGACTCTCAACGCACACGAGGCACGGGGCGAAACGCGAAAAGAAGTCAAGCTGCGACCCGGTCCCATTTGGCATGCGGACATTCTATCCGGTGGTGCCGCGTCAAATGTGCGCTTGCCGGGCATGGTTGAAGACAGATGCCTGGGGCGCAGGAAGGGTCGGGGATGCGTAGCCGCTGGTTGGTCATGGCGCTCACAGCGCCGGCCGAGTGGAGCGCGATGGCGGTCTCGAACACCTCCAATGCCCGATCCACTTCTCTCACTGAGCGTAGGGCAAGGGCGGCACACTGCACTCGGTTGCCGTTCATGGCCGAGAATCGGCTGCCGTTCACCCTTGTGGACGTCGGTGCCAGCATCACCTACCCCTGCCTGCTCCGCGGATCATTCTGAAACGATCAGTTAGCGAAGGTTGATGCTTAGGTTGCCCGGAAGCCCGTCTCCGTACCCAGCGCCGAGCAAGGCGTCGTTCGGTGCTTGTGGCCAACCTGTGGCCAGGGTGGCCGCGCGACCGCTAGAGCAAGCGGCTGACGCCCAGGTCACAACCGATACCAGTGCCGGGAAGCGACCGGTCTTGAAAACCGTCGTGGCAGCGATGTCACCGAGGGTTCAAATCCCTCAGCCTCCGCAGTGTTACGGCCCCTGACCAGGTAAGACGGTCGGGGGCCGTCGCCATGCGTGCCACCCGCAGGACACCGCCGTTCCCCACGATTCCCCGACCGATCGGGCACGGCAGGGGCACGGCCGGACACCTGCTGAGCGGGCCCCCGCCGACTACCGATTGATCGGAATCTCGTACACGATCTCGCAGTGAGCGGCGGGTACGACGATGTCCGCCGTCTCCACCGGCTGTCCCTGGTCGCTGTAGTACGTCCGCCGGATGTGCGTGACGAGCGCGGCCTTCTGGATGCCGAGAAGTGATGCCTCCTCAGCGGTCGCCTGCCTCGGCTCCGGCCGCTCCACGGCATGGCTGACGGTGATTCCGATAGCGGCCATGCGATTCACGACGCCCGCCCCGGCGTGCGGCCCTCCCTCGGGGAGGACGATCAGCGTGCCTGCGGTGAGGTCGTACGGTTCCCAACTCGTCGACAGCTGCACCGGCCTGCTGTCGGCCAGGAACTCGTACGACGTCCGGACGCACAACTCGCCCTCGGCGATGCCCAGTCGCGCCGCGATCTCCGCCGGGGCCGGCACCTTGGCGTCGGTCCGGCTCTCCCAGTCGCCGTGCTTGCCGACTGCCCTCATGTCCGCGCGGAACGGCGACCCTTCGGGCTGCTCGCGCGCCGACGACCGGACGACCCGCACCCGTTGCCGGGGTTCGGCGACGTAGGTGCCCGATCCGGCTCGGCCCTCCAGCACGCCCTGGGAGATCAGCAGCTCCTGCGCCCGGCGGACCACGTTCTCACCCACCCCGTACTCCTGGCCGATCTGGGCGCGGGAGGGCAGGCGGTCCCCGGGCTCCCATGCGTGCTCCGTGATCCGCCGCCGGAGTTCGGTGGCGACGCGGAGATAGGGCGGCTGCTCAGGCATATGGAAAATCTAGTCCACTAGCTCTAATCTAGTTAACTAGCTTCACTGAAAGTGATCGCCGGTGACGGAGGCTGCCCTGTGCCCGCTTCGCGAGTTAGCGCGGCGACCATCGCCGCCCGGCTGTCCGCCGTCGGGCTCCCCGCGCGCGTGGAGGAGTACGCCCGGTTCACATCGGTCGAAGCGGACGTGCCGGAATCGCTCTCCATCGAGTCATGGAAGGAGGTCCTGGAGGCGGTGGCCGAGGCCGATCGGTTCGGGCTCCTCGCCACCAGCCTGAACGGCCGCACTCTCCGGGCGGTCGTACACAAACCGGTCCCCACGACAGGCGATGTCGGGGGACCGAGCCATCAGCGATAGGAGCTGATTCAGCGTGCTCAACCGTATCCGCCGCGCCGTCTCCCTCACCAGGGCGCGCCACTTCTCCAAGGGCAGGCACCGCCGCCCCTTAACGCCCTCCCCACCGCCGACCGCTCCCACCGCCTCCGCGCCCGCCGACGAACCGACGCTCGGCCTGGGCCGGGCTTCCGACTGGGCGAGGCACCGCTACACGCTCACGGCCGAGGAAACCGCGCTCGTCCGTCCGTACTGGCCCTGGGGAAGGCGCGCACGACAGCACCCGACGGTTGTCGTCGCTCCCCATCTGCCGACCGAGGCCCGGTCGGCCCTTCTGGGGGCCTGCTGATGCCCTCTCGACGGCAGACCCACAGCCCGCACGCCCCGGCCATCCCGTACCGCTCGCCCGCCTGCCGGATCGGCACGCACCAGGCTTGCGCGGAGTCCTCTCCGGCTCCGGCACCGGTCGACGTGCCGTTGATCTACGAGGCATGTGACTGCCCCTGTCACTCGGAGTCCGGACAGGCCCGGCCAGCAGGGGTGAAGCAATGAGCGAATGGGCACCTGGCGGCGCGTCGGCATCCACCAGCGAGATCCATCGAGAG
This window contains:
- a CDS encoding DUF4097 family beta strand repeat-containing protein produces the protein MVEHAFNADSAGSVVLNLTLPLGRATVTVDRELERARVILRTEDTTGPGADAVRRATIQHSGRQMSVQVPEIPGAVMMSSGGPRVTQTVGTIGFGNVVTGLTFVNGQLVTAGTSMPTIRPIEAIVMLPAQSSLSVVTTAADTTVRGKLARLTVHSVSGDVTAMTAHVLEAHTTSGDIEAETVTGELLARSVSGDVRVLSYRGDTANATTTSGDIRLTATPEATGFITASSVSGDVQVTGARHLNPRARSVSGDVLTR
- a CDS encoding phosphotransferase enzyme family protein, coding for MTTSEQIAFDHAAAESILRRACALSNVEPNGIELLRFGDHAVFRISGGRIVARVGRSPDRLPSVTREVAIARWLAAAEYPAARLVTEAEQPVVVDGHPVTFWEGLADGDTYASTREMGELLRLLHELNPPAFPLPPLRPFDKVEQRLAVAVIPSDTHAYLAALAQDLASEYEGLQFALPSGPLHGDFNVGNVLRDGTESPKVIDLDGFVSGPREWDLMQTAMYYDSFGWHTEDEYADFVDGYGFDVRRWPGYPVLRSIRELLMVTWLSQNAGTNPRAAEEVEKRVETLRSGGSRRDWAPF
- a CDS encoding GntR family transcriptional regulator, which gives rise to MPQASPRGTYLQISESLRQKIENREITEALPSQAVLMRDYGVSRSTIERALVELRQEGVVVSVQGSGWYVAGTGDRRPLVERVTDLLRAEGVKVGDPFPTEKALCDQFGASRTAVRSAIAQMEGKGLIGKGAARGREVRALPARQEGQTTT
- a CDS encoding HD domain-containing protein gives rise to the protein MALIEQAYDLSESLLANPLPRRWAHSLGVAKRAASLRPILGRDAGLIEAAAVLHDIGYSPSIATTGFHPLDGARFLRDQDHVDERIVRLVAHHSCALLEAEGRGLREELEGEFPMERPELVDALIFCDMTTTPDGRHTTLAARLDEIVQRYGPDTIVGRFILRAAPEIHAAAARVETRMAKAGSGQPR
- a CDS encoding DNA-processing protein DprA — protein: MMISDAQLRLLALCSIRVDNKSVDWSLIARCALKGEIESLCGGHIPETSQAATKSLPILREGLRQPLDSHYSRIEEELTLAQKVGARLTTVLDADYPSNLRNVRDLPPFIFYRGHLSADEDARSVAVVGTRDASDIGISRAKRVARELGEAGFTITSGLARGIDTAAHQTALNFRRRTIAVIGTGITRCYPKENRELSEEIADRGAILSQFWPSRPPGRDTFPRRNHVTSAVSLGSVVIEASGTSGAKMQARVASEQGRPVLLLQSLVERQEWARRMVDGGKAFCVTNTEQVIELLNSGAVRAKPVHPGDTGQLSFDVG
- a CDS encoding ComF family protein, whose translation is MGAEWSHGILVKNSTKKANERRRKITPDAFSASDVVKGARVLLLDDTYTSGGTLASAAHALKVRGATRVVGLTFGRQLGDEWEDSRRIIDDLPRRTLDLSQCAVHESGVRVPWSRLASG
- a CDS encoding serine protease; amino-acid sequence: MPNGTGSQLDFFSRFAPCLVCVESRGIDGELGVGTAFHIGDGCLVTARHVIEGRELVSLTPYESSAEISLESVEVIYPSDETVDIALLRTDFSLDLYMKSNIILTNGSVNNKVDHIEIGGHLDDWINNSLVLMEVIVMGYPPIPTSPEPVLVATRGEVNAIIDPYVGSNHPLFVLSPMARGGFSGGPALTGNGFLLGIITSSLLTNYAAPELGYGVALTVEPLWNLLLENNIYPGSENRQMMGALFDLPDNLPAPIRRPYSPKPDHFGEGCTSEPPF
- a CDS encoding GntR family transcriptional regulator codes for the protein MPEQPPYLRVATELRRRITEHAWEPGDRLPSRAQIGQEYGVGENVVRRAQELLISQGVLEGRAGSGTYVAEPRQRVRVVRSSAREQPEGSPFRADMRAVGKHGDWESRTDAKVPAPAEIAARLGIAEGELCVRTSYEFLADSRPVQLSTSWEPYDLTAGTLIVLPEGGPHAGAGVVNRMAAIGITVSHAVERPEPRQATAEEASLLGIQKAALVTHIRRTYYSDQGQPVETADIVVPAAHCEIVYEIPINR